A part of Cannabis sativa cultivar Pink pepper isolate KNU-18-1 chromosome 6, ASM2916894v1, whole genome shotgun sequence genomic DNA contains:
- the LOC133038833 gene encoding uncharacterized protein LOC133038833 codes for MLSPQGRGAREDDLFTEEKMALIPNSLKWMIHEFLRLKDKRDIIKIPVPRGFIASRTQITLSGEDLQQVATCDYIGNQGMLFGMMHIWESINGLRKIFKFYDPELLTVHGINDEEQSQSFDDETRRLANWLSLMNNNHQMFFIPWNIGMHWTLVVVTPRKIIHLNPISGRPIPEVIEQMIGRAFMYIGNAHDYLGPWQGINQANCPRQPKSQECGFYVLKYITDIVARANPSRYIQDQKAFGGKKQYDPKTELLPLQRKWIEQLMAVIHGDD; via the exons atgctttctccacaaggtcgtggtgcacgggaagatgacttgttcacggaagagaagatggcgttgatccctaattcgctaaaatggatgattcatgaattcctaaggctcaaagataaacgtgatataatcaaaattcctgtcccccgaggattcattgcatcgcgtacccagatcacgttatctggagaggatttgcagcaggttgctacgtgtgactacatcggcaaccagggaatgctgtttggaatgat gcacatatgggagagcatcaacggtctgagaaaaattttcaagttttacgacccagagcttctcacagtgcatgggatcaacgatgaagaacagagtcagtcttttgacgatgagacaagacgattggctaattggttatcattaatgaacaacaaccaccaaatgttctttattccttggaatatcgg gatgcattggacgctagtggtggttacgccaaggaaaattatccatttaaaccctataagtggccgcccaattcccgaagtaatagaacaaatgatcggaag ggcattcatgtatatagggaaCGCACATGactatcttggcccgtggcaaggaattaaccaagcaaactgtccaagacaacctaaaagccaagaatgcggtttttatgttttgaaatatatcactgacatcgtcgcacgtgccaaccccagccgttacatacaagatcaaaaagct tttgggggtaagaagcaatacgatccaaaaacagaattgttaccactacagcgaaagtggatcgaacaattgatggcggtgattcacggtgacgattga